The proteins below come from a single Mycolicibacterium sp. TY81 genomic window:
- a CDS encoding 3'-5' exonuclease — MANLVIASNSKGMSKLDGSIKNKVYDFFEKLAADDTQPSLHIEPLHAAIDPRVRTGRVDLHYRAVLFRVDDKSSGPTYIYMGTWGHDDAIKLAERATLRVNPINGTLEGLIGDSAPAEPVQAATVAEPVSKPALSYLAGVGYKLTDLTEGLGINPVLAAKVMEAPDESALLEAAADGLEWEGSALLELATGMAIETIRENHGFANEPVDTSLDEDQQIIAALERPASKMQFAFIEDNEELRRVIEGGDFAAWRTFLHPEQRKYVDTDFTGAFRLSGGAGTGKTVVAIHRARRLARDNADARIILTTYNTALAEGLKADLKALDPGIRIAEKPGDLGVYVGGIDALGSGVLRRAGSAVVPACERLFGRGIEFGSKRTGSDAVWREVVQTVESGLDQKLATPAFLESEYVAVVLANRITTLEQYAKVARPGRGVRLSRPQRIAVWKLVDAFRRQSQMDESISFPEVLALAAESLRVRAERDGTYLADHVIVDEAQDLHATHWALLRSLVAEGPNDLFIAEDSHQRIYGSPVVLSRFGIKIVGRSRRLTLNYRTTAQNLHFAVSVLSGAEYRDLEQGEESTSDYRSARNGPAPELISCPDLAGELEAVATKVKTWLAEDGVEPESIAVLTRSQDERDRFVRGLGERGVAARAVDKNAPTPGQPLVMTMHRAKGMEFSRVVLAGADEKHVPSPATLRNVPDEERAEALLRERSLLYVASSRARDALVVTWSGRRSELLGA; from the coding sequence GTGGCGAATCTGGTTATCGCGTCGAACAGCAAGGGCATGTCCAAGCTCGACGGGTCGATCAAGAACAAGGTGTATGACTTCTTCGAGAAGCTTGCCGCCGACGACACCCAACCTTCCCTGCACATCGAACCGCTTCACGCGGCGATCGATCCCCGGGTCCGGACCGGGCGCGTCGACCTGCACTACCGCGCAGTGCTGTTCCGGGTTGACGACAAATCCAGCGGGCCGACGTACATCTACATGGGTACCTGGGGCCACGACGACGCGATCAAACTCGCGGAGCGGGCGACCCTTCGGGTCAACCCCATCAACGGTACTCTCGAGGGGTTGATCGGAGACTCTGCGCCTGCTGAGCCTGTCCAGGCCGCGACTGTCGCGGAACCGGTTTCGAAGCCTGCGTTGTCTTATCTCGCCGGAGTCGGCTACAAGCTCACCGACTTGACAGAGGGACTGGGCATCAACCCGGTGCTCGCAGCCAAAGTCATGGAGGCGCCGGATGAATCGGCGCTGTTGGAAGCTGCGGCGGACGGGCTCGAATGGGAAGGGAGCGCACTTCTCGAACTCGCGACCGGCATGGCGATCGAGACGATCCGCGAGAACCACGGGTTCGCCAACGAACCCGTGGACACCTCACTGGACGAAGACCAGCAGATCATCGCCGCGCTGGAACGGCCGGCCTCGAAGATGCAATTCGCCTTCATCGAGGACAACGAAGAACTACGTCGAGTCATCGAAGGCGGCGACTTTGCCGCGTGGCGTACGTTCCTGCACCCCGAACAGCGCAAGTACGTTGACACGGATTTCACTGGTGCATTCAGGCTTTCGGGCGGCGCAGGTACGGGTAAGACCGTGGTCGCGATCCATCGGGCGCGTCGGCTGGCCCGCGACAATGCGGATGCCAGGATCATTCTGACCACGTACAACACTGCGCTGGCCGAAGGACTCAAAGCCGACCTCAAGGCGCTGGACCCGGGCATCCGGATCGCCGAGAAGCCCGGAGATCTCGGCGTCTACGTCGGTGGCATCGATGCGCTCGGTAGTGGCGTCCTGCGTCGAGCCGGATCTGCCGTTGTGCCGGCATGCGAGAGATTGTTCGGTCGTGGCATCGAGTTCGGTTCCAAGAGAACGGGTTCCGACGCCGTGTGGCGGGAAGTTGTGCAGACCGTGGAATCTGGGCTTGATCAGAAATTGGCTACGCCGGCATTTCTCGAAAGTGAGTACGTGGCAGTCGTTCTGGCCAACCGGATCACCACGCTCGAGCAATATGCCAAGGTCGCGCGGCCCGGCCGCGGAGTGCGCCTCAGCCGGCCGCAGCGCATCGCCGTCTGGAAGTTGGTGGATGCCTTTCGCCGTCAGAGCCAGATGGACGAGAGCATCAGCTTCCCGGAAGTCCTTGCTCTGGCAGCCGAGTCGCTGCGCGTCCGTGCGGAGCGTGACGGCACGTATCTTGCCGATCACGTCATCGTCGACGAGGCGCAGGACCTGCACGCCACACACTGGGCATTGCTGCGGTCATTGGTGGCCGAAGGACCGAACGACCTGTTCATCGCCGAGGATTCACACCAGCGGATTTACGGAAGCCCAGTTGTCTTGAGTCGGTTCGGGATCAAGATCGTCGGCCGGTCCCGCCGCCTGACGTTGAACTACCGGACTACTGCGCAGAACCTCCACTTCGCGGTGAGTGTTCTATCCGGTGCCGAATATCGAGATCTCGAACAGGGCGAGGAGTCGACCAGCGACTACCGATCGGCGCGGAACGGCCCTGCGCCGGAGTTGATTTCGTGTCCTGACCTGGCTGGCGAGCTAGAGGCGGTGGCGACGAAGGTAAAGACTTGGCTGGCTGAGGATGGTGTGGAGCCCGAGAGCATCGCCGTGCTCACCCGCAGCCAGGACGAACGTGACCGCTTCGTTCGCGGGCTCGGAGAGCGTGGTGTCGCAGCCCGCGCCGTCGATAAGAACGCTCCGACACCCGGCCAACCATTGGTTATGACGATGCACCGGGCAAAGGGGATGGAATTCTCCAGGGTTGTCCTCGCCGGCGCCGACGAGAAGCACGTGCCGTCACCGGCGACCCTACGCAACGTGCCCGATGAAGAACGCGCGGAAGCGTTGCTGCGGGAGCGTTCACTGCTCTATGTCGCGAGCAGTCGTGCGCGAGATGCGCTGGTGGTGACTTGGAGTGGGAGGAGATCGGAATTGTTGGGGGCATAG
- a CDS encoding TIGR02391 family protein gives MGVPSRTSAPTPALDQTFDIQIILGKVRPFLRRLAEAHPQVLIIALDSDEWVDTVLGPEKEPLRDLINIIESDDTDMSDEDRGKAVESLKNIAPPHADLVWRHLHPSIRTASESYFKAGDYHQALVEACKQYVADLRAAAQMPDEDESSLFGKALGDGQGRLHFSDRFLSTDPSISGNSAKNLENGQRDLARAIWSAFRNPLSHEPMTTIKALGVISHEDCLDALSLMSHLRRRLADSKLSQ, from the coding sequence ATGGGCGTACCTTCCCGAACCAGCGCGCCAACGCCGGCTCTTGATCAGACCTTCGACATTCAGATCATCCTCGGGAAGGTGCGCCCTTTCCTACGCCGCCTCGCCGAGGCTCATCCACAGGTTCTGATCATTGCTCTCGATTCAGACGAGTGGGTGGACACCGTATTGGGCCCCGAAAAAGAACCGCTCCGCGATCTCATCAACATTATCGAGTCAGACGATACGGATATGAGCGATGAGGACCGAGGGAAAGCTGTCGAGAGCCTGAAAAATATCGCACCTCCACACGCAGATTTGGTCTGGCGACACCTTCACCCTAGTATCCGGACGGCCTCCGAAAGTTACTTCAAGGCAGGCGATTACCATCAAGCGCTCGTCGAAGCATGCAAGCAGTACGTTGCTGACCTTCGCGCCGCAGCTCAGATGCCCGATGAGGATGAAAGTAGCCTATTCGGCAAGGCGCTCGGGGACGGACAAGGACGGCTGCACTTCTCTGACCGCTTTCTGTCAACAGATCCTTCGATCTCGGGTAACTCAGCAAAGAACCTCGAGAATGGCCAACGTGACCTGGCTAGAGCCATCTGGAGCGCTTTCCGCAATCCGTTGTCTCACGAGCCGATGACTACGATTAAGGCCCTCGGCGTGATCAGTCACGAGGACTGCTTGGATGCGCTGAGTCTGATGTCGCACTTACGCCGTCGTCTCGCTGACTCGAAGTTATCTCAATAG
- a CDS encoding ATP-binding protein produces the protein MDEATESRSSHTDLSLRFDPHTIEHLGSNMYSRLPNAVAELVANAYDADATEISVRIMGSGEEQRIIVDDNGHGMSREDVRDKYLRIGRNRRGSETTAQSESGRRTVSGKKGLGKLALFGIGHKIVVSTSRKGSDERLVVTMNWPDLIGTQDGDYQPESEVLRADPQDHGTSVTVSHLTRASDITPSDLATSLSRLFQYSDSEVALTVVGRDGSEHAITRDLRMSSIATEFKWSIPSDLPEGSSALADIGAVGIVIAAEKPLPTQMRGVSVYANGRLANEPEFFGASDSSYAYAYLTGHVSIDGLDAIKPDVVATDRRAVNWEQVDAARIRTVLKRMVEEIAQLRRQLRAAKKKEQLEEKTGVDSGGIVNTCGSACFRRPPFQLIRSVPSPPTG, from the coding sequence ATGGACGAAGCTACCGAATCTCGGTCGAGCCACACAGACCTCTCGCTGCGGTTTGATCCGCACACTATCGAGCATCTCGGATCAAACATGTACTCGCGCCTGCCAAATGCTGTGGCCGAGCTGGTGGCCAACGCATACGACGCGGATGCCACCGAGATCTCCGTACGGATCATGGGCAGCGGAGAAGAACAGCGGATCATCGTCGACGATAATGGACACGGCATGTCGCGGGAAGATGTGCGCGATAAGTACCTGCGAATTGGGAGGAACCGCCGCGGCAGCGAGACCACCGCCCAATCAGAAAGCGGCCGACGCACCGTTTCAGGAAAGAAAGGCCTCGGCAAGCTGGCACTGTTCGGCATCGGCCATAAGATTGTCGTCTCCACCTCCCGCAAAGGCAGTGATGAGCGACTCGTCGTCACCATGAACTGGCCTGATCTCATTGGCACTCAGGATGGCGACTATCAGCCCGAGTCGGAGGTGCTCCGAGCAGATCCCCAAGACCATGGGACCTCCGTAACCGTGTCCCACTTGACGCGTGCGAGCGACATTACGCCTTCAGACCTAGCCACCAGCCTTTCCAGACTCTTCCAATACAGCGACAGCGAGGTGGCGCTCACAGTCGTCGGGCGCGACGGTTCTGAACACGCGATTACTCGGGACCTTCGAATGTCCTCCATCGCAACCGAGTTCAAATGGAGCATCCCTTCCGACTTACCTGAGGGCTCAAGCGCACTGGCTGATATCGGCGCCGTTGGCATTGTGATTGCTGCAGAAAAACCGCTTCCCACACAAATGCGTGGAGTAAGTGTCTACGCGAATGGCCGCCTCGCGAACGAACCTGAGTTTTTCGGTGCCTCGGACTCAAGCTACGCGTATGCCTACCTCACCGGGCATGTTTCCATCGACGGCCTGGACGCCATCAAACCCGATGTTGTAGCAACCGATCGAAGAGCTGTGAACTGGGAGCAGGTCGACGCAGCCCGAATCCGCACGGTGTTGAAACGCATGGTCGAAGAGATCGCCCAGTTACGCCGGCAGCTCCGAGCGGCTAAGAAAAAGGAGCAGCTCGAGGAGAAGACAGGCGTCGATTCAGGAGGAATTGTCAATACCTGTGGATCGGCTTGTTTCAGGCGACCTCCGTTCCAGTTGATTCGGTCGGTGCCGAGTCCGCCGACGGGGTGA
- a CDS encoding IS256 family transposase, with translation MLTVVHDVAQANDTRSGAGRSLLDEIVRDGARQMLAAALQAEVAAYVDQFVDQVDENGHRLVVRNGHHNVREVLTGAGAIEVKAPRVNDKRVDPETGERQRFSSKILPAWARKSPQMAEVLPLLYLHGLSSSDFGPALEQFLGSGAGLSAPAITRLTAQWQDEAAAFGRRDLSGTDYVYLWVDGIHLKVRLEQDKLCLLVMLGVRADGRKELVALTDGYRESADSWADLLRDCRRRGMRAPVLAVGDGALGFWKAVREVFPDTREQRCWFHKQANVLAALPKSAHPGAIAAMREIAGAEDIDHAQVAVKAFELDYGAKFPKAVAKIVDDLDVLLEFYHYPAEHWVHLRTTNPIESTFATVRLRTKVTKGPGSRAAGIAMAYKLIDAAQARWRAVNAPHLVALVRAGAVFHKGKLLERPVDITPPEPADNPATPTGTEVA, from the coding sequence GTGCTCACCGTAGTTCACGATGTCGCGCAGGCCAACGACACCCGCAGCGGTGCCGGTCGGTCGTTGTTGGATGAGATTGTCCGCGACGGTGCCCGGCAGATGCTGGCCGCCGCTTTGCAGGCCGAGGTCGCCGCCTATGTCGACCAGTTCGTCGATCAGGTCGACGAGAATGGGCACCGGCTGGTGGTCCGCAACGGCCACCACAACGTCCGGGAGGTGCTCACCGGCGCTGGGGCGATCGAGGTGAAGGCGCCGCGGGTCAACGACAAACGGGTCGATCCGGAAACCGGTGAGCGGCAACGATTCTCGTCGAAGATACTGCCGGCGTGGGCGCGTAAGTCCCCGCAGATGGCCGAGGTGCTGCCGTTGCTGTACCTGCATGGCCTGTCCAGCAGCGACTTCGGTCCGGCGTTGGAGCAGTTCCTCGGCTCGGGGGCGGGGCTCTCGGCTCCGGCGATCACCCGACTGACCGCGCAGTGGCAGGACGAGGCCGCCGCGTTCGGCCGCCGGGACCTGTCGGGCACCGATTATGTGTACCTGTGGGTGGACGGCATCCATCTCAAGGTCCGCCTGGAGCAGGACAAACTGTGCCTGCTGGTGATGCTGGGGGTGCGCGCCGACGGCCGCAAGGAACTGGTCGCGCTGACCGACGGGTACCGCGAATCAGCGGACTCGTGGGCGGATCTGCTGCGGGACTGCCGGCGCCGTGGCATGCGCGCCCCGGTGCTCGCGGTCGGGGACGGTGCTCTGGGGTTCTGGAAAGCGGTCCGTGAGGTGTTCCCCGATACCCGTGAGCAGCGGTGCTGGTTTCACAAGCAGGCCAATGTCCTTGCCGCACTACCGAAGTCGGCGCATCCGGGGGCGATCGCGGCGATGCGGGAAATCGCGGGCGCCGAGGACATCGACCACGCGCAGGTCGCGGTCAAAGCCTTCGAACTGGACTACGGCGCCAAGTTCCCCAAGGCCGTGGCCAAGATCGTTGACGACCTCGATGTGCTGCTGGAGTTCTACCACTATCCCGCCGAGCACTGGGTACATCTGCGCACCACCAATCCGATCGAGTCGACCTTCGCCACGGTCCGGTTGCGCACCAAGGTCACCAAGGGGCCGGGTTCCCGCGCGGCGGGTATCGCCATGGCCTACAAGCTCATTGACGCCGCACAAGCCCGCTGGCGGGCGGTGAACGCCCCGCACCTGGTCGCCCTGGTCCGGGCCGGAGCGGTGTTCCACAAAGGCAAACTGCTCGAACGACCCGTCGACATCACCCCACCCGAACCGGCCGACAACCCGGCCACCCCGACCGGAACGGAGGTCGCCTGA
- a CDS encoding DUF732 domain-containing protein, translated as MTTQFNRGCASLLAGFMVLTGLMGAAPAHADQYDFVVYLDNNGVYYSSVSGVIDAGKMACRILRSGGGVPGAMGFLARAGYERYEAATIIVAAVDDMCPDTEPVIDAFLNQTAGSKGVLA; from the coding sequence ATGACCACTCAATTCAACCGCGGCTGCGCGTCGCTCCTGGCCGGCTTCATGGTGCTGACGGGGCTCATGGGCGCCGCACCGGCTCACGCCGACCAGTACGACTTCGTCGTGTACTTGGACAACAACGGCGTGTACTACTCGTCGGTGTCCGGGGTCATCGACGCAGGCAAGATGGCCTGCCGGATCTTGCGTTCCGGTGGTGGCGTGCCTGGGGCGATGGGTTTCCTGGCACGAGCGGGCTATGAGCGCTACGAGGCCGCGACCATCATCGTCGCCGCTGTCGACGACATGTGCCCCGACACGGAACCTGTGATCGACGCCTTCCTGAACCAGACTGCGGGCAGCAAAGGCGTGCTGGCATGA
- a CDS encoding RNase H family protein — protein MIDVAESHLGYCYAAVSAERSWSGVVAAPNAEVAVLNAIDEICAGRPYDQRIRFVACVGSGSPLWRYAGQIAAAATDWWIERPACADKSLVERAAAELENARLSLPPLPVDRGPITVATDGSIRRRHAGFGWLASSGEHGLDGFVASSKRVGANPVLVAELCAIGSAVGGLPRHRLTVLSDSRAAVAMVNRWRRGDFVLPAGYPMSESGSDLNLVAVQRRIHAERSRIRLRWVRGHRGEPLNEGADALARLASRYRRGDRDLTEDEYRCRAAGIAKGFAAAYRRANQAGSP, from the coding sequence GTGATCGATGTGGCGGAATCACACCTCGGTTACTGCTACGCCGCAGTCAGCGCGGAGAGATCATGGTCGGGTGTCGTCGCAGCGCCGAACGCCGAGGTCGCGGTGCTCAATGCGATCGATGAAATCTGTGCCGGGCGTCCCTACGACCAACGCATCCGGTTCGTTGCCTGCGTGGGCAGCGGTAGTCCGTTGTGGCGTTATGCCGGCCAGATCGCTGCTGCTGCAACGGATTGGTGGATCGAGCGTCCCGCCTGCGCAGACAAATCACTTGTTGAACGCGCGGCCGCTGAATTGGAAAATGCCCGGCTGTCGTTGCCTCCGCTTCCCGTGGACCGTGGTCCCATCACTGTCGCCACCGATGGCTCGATACGGCGCCGGCACGCCGGCTTCGGTTGGCTGGCTTCCTCTGGCGAGCACGGACTTGACGGCTTCGTCGCGTCATCGAAGCGAGTTGGCGCCAACCCCGTGCTGGTGGCCGAACTGTGCGCGATCGGCAGTGCGGTGGGCGGACTACCGCGTCATCGTCTGACGGTGCTGTCTGACAGCCGAGCCGCGGTCGCTATGGTGAATCGTTGGAGGCGGGGAGATTTCGTCCTGCCTGCGGGGTACCCGATGTCAGAGTCCGGGTCCGATCTGAACCTGGTCGCTGTGCAACGTCGGATTCACGCCGAACGGAGCCGGATCAGGCTGCGTTGGGTACGCGGCCATCGCGGAGAGCCCCTGAACGAGGGCGCCGATGCACTGGCACGTCTGGCGTCACGTTATCGACGAGGCGATCGAGATTTGACCGAGGACGAGTATCGCTGCCGTGCAGCGGGGATCGCCAAGGGCTTCGCTGCGGCGTATCGGCGGGCCAACCAGGCGGGCAGCCCTTGA
- a CDS encoding metallophosphoesterase: MTGYDIIGDIHGCADPLESLLDAMGYRHTVGAYRHPTRQAVFVGDLVDRGPQQLRVLEIVKAMVDAGSAQITMGNHEFNAICYSIPGPDGDYLRRHSDKNAHQHRAFLEQLTAEQQRYYLDWFRSIPLWLDLGGVRVVHACWHEPSVRVVEQELGSNVFGDDAQFADASTKGHRLYEAIETLIKGPELSLTDHGQLSYLDKDGHVREQARLRWWSTGSTLNELAEMTSTFTTPDGAPYPELPALSITTDDHVYRGDVPVVYGHYWRTGAPEHGLDWTDRTACVDFSAVKGGALTAYRWSGESTVRVENYLQIAAV, from the coding sequence GTGACCGGCTACGACATCATCGGCGACATCCATGGTTGCGCCGATCCGCTGGAATCGCTGCTCGATGCCATGGGCTATCGCCACACTGTCGGCGCCTATCGGCACCCGACCCGCCAAGCGGTGTTCGTCGGCGATCTGGTCGACCGTGGCCCGCAGCAGCTACGCGTCCTGGAAATCGTCAAGGCCATGGTCGATGCCGGCAGTGCGCAGATCACCATGGGCAACCATGAGTTCAATGCGATCTGTTACAGCATCCCTGGTCCGGACGGGGACTACCTGCGCCGGCACTCGGACAAGAACGCCCATCAGCACCGCGCGTTCTTGGAGCAGTTGACTGCTGAGCAGCAGCGGTACTACCTGGACTGGTTCCGCAGCATTCCGCTGTGGCTGGACCTCGGCGGTGTACGGGTCGTGCATGCCTGCTGGCATGAGCCCTCGGTGAGAGTCGTTGAGCAGGAGCTAGGTTCGAATGTCTTTGGTGACGATGCGCAGTTCGCCGATGCATCGACCAAGGGCCACCGGCTGTACGAAGCGATCGAGACGCTGATCAAAGGACCGGAGCTGAGCCTGACCGACCACGGCCAGCTGTCGTATCTCGACAAGGACGGTCATGTGCGCGAACAGGCGCGCCTGCGGTGGTGGAGCACCGGTTCCACCCTGAACGAGTTGGCCGAGATGACAAGCACTTTCACCACGCCGGACGGAGCGCCTTATCCCGAGCTGCCGGCACTGTCAATTACCACTGACGACCATGTCTACCGAGGCGATGTGCCCGTTGTGTACGGCCACTATTGGCGAACGGGCGCGCCCGAGCACGGCCTGGATTGGACCGACCGCACGGCGTGCGTGGACTTCAGCGCGGTCAAGGGCGGCGCATTGACGGCGTACCGGTGGTCAGGGGAATCGACTGTGCGGGTGGAGAATTACCTGCAAATCGCCGCTGTTTGA
- a CDS encoding SDR family oxidoreductase, which produces MTDVAGKVVLVTGGRRGLGAALVDEVLARGARKVYSTARTNFTDDRPEVVTYGLEVSSADSVAALADVATDVDIVINNAGVSHLDDLLTGSWDDITDTFDTNVFGPLRVTRAFAPILAANGGGALVNVHSVLSWLGGAGAYGASKAAIWSITNSLRQELQPQHTQVVGVHVGYIDTDMTDGINAPKLAPAEVARRIIDGLEAGAAEVLVDDLSVQVKAALSGPVEQLAFTRSR; this is translated from the coding sequence ATGACCGATGTAGCAGGCAAGGTGGTTCTGGTAACGGGTGGTCGACGGGGCCTGGGCGCAGCCCTGGTCGACGAGGTGCTGGCCCGGGGCGCGCGCAAAGTGTACTCCACCGCACGGACCAATTTCACCGACGATCGTCCCGAGGTGGTCACGTACGGCCTGGAAGTCAGCTCCGCGGATTCAGTTGCCGCACTTGCGGATGTTGCCACTGACGTTGACATCGTGATCAACAATGCCGGCGTTTCCCATCTGGATGATCTGCTCACCGGCAGCTGGGACGACATCACCGACACCTTCGACACCAACGTGTTTGGGCCACTGCGGGTGACGCGCGCCTTCGCGCCTATCCTCGCCGCCAACGGTGGCGGCGCCCTGGTCAACGTGCACTCGGTGTTGTCGTGGCTCGGCGGCGCCGGCGCCTACGGCGCCTCGAAAGCCGCGATTTGGTCGATCACCAACTCGCTGCGCCAGGAGCTGCAGCCGCAGCACACGCAGGTGGTCGGGGTGCATGTCGGATACATCGACACCGATATGACCGACGGCATCAACGCACCCAAGCTTGCGCCTGCCGAGGTTGCCCGGCGCATCATCGACGGACTGGAAGCCGGCGCCGCCGAGGTGCTGGTCGACGATCTCTCCGTTCAGGTCAAAGCGGCGCTGTCCGGGCCGGTCGAACAACTGGCCTTCACCCGGTCGAGGTGA